A segment of the Leptospira hartskeerlii genome:
TAAAGAGTCCTGTAGGATCTCCAACTGGGACTTAGGCAATTGGGAAATTTTTTCTTTTCCGATGGTTTCGCCAGGGATCTCGTCGTCTTTCATTACTATCCCGGCTTCTTCGATGACTTTTTTTGCCAAATAAATGGGAGCGTTAGCACGAAGTGCAAGCGCGATAGAATCACTTGGTCTAGCGTCGAGTACGATTAGTTCCTCGTCTTTACGTAGAGTAATTTTTGCGTAGAAGGTATTATCTATGATCTCTTCGATCGCAATCTTTACGATCTGCACTCCCAAAGTGGTGAGTAGGATTGTCATCAAATCGTGTGTCATCGGTCTAGGAGGTTTTGTACCTTCTAAAACAGAAGTGATTGAATGTGTTTCGAGAGGACCGATAAAAATCGGAACGACCCTCTGATCCGAATCGTCTTTTGCCTTTAAAAATACGGCAAAGCCCACATTCGTGAGAGAGATATTATATATGGTCGCTTCCAAAAGATCCATTTCCTAGTATTTGAACCTATCTTTCGTTTCCCGAAATGTCAAGCGTTCTAAACCTGGGGATCAAGTCGAGTCCAATCCTTTGATCCAGGAGTCAATTTCGGAGCACATTTCCTTCACCACCGGCATGTGGA
Coding sequences within it:
- a CDS encoding bifunctional nuclease domain-containing protein — its product is MDLLEATIYNISLTNVGFAVFLKAKDDSDQRVVPIFIGPLETHSITSVLEGTKPPRPMTHDLMTILLTTLGVQIVKIAIEEIIDNTFYAKITLRKDEELIVLDARPSDSIALALRANAPIYLAKKVIEEAGIVMKDDEIPGETIGKEKISQLPKSQLEILQDSLDNALKAEDYETAAKIRDQIRKLLENPS